The Salvelinus namaycush isolate Seneca chromosome 13, SaNama_1.0, whole genome shotgun sequence genome includes a region encoding these proteins:
- the LOC120058082 gene encoding V-set domain-containing T-cell activation inhibitor 1-like: MENELIIGYCDVQLTWKVLDIFIPISICSLIVSIFVTAGLIILILSVSFSGQGLGGSKGTVDSIDKWPIGNLGEDVILSCKFKTSTNSRESTSQVSITWTKEGLSEVVYKYDKGAVQLTEQNPQFKNRTLLFSDAIGGGNASLLLRDVKVGDNGVYYCSVSTPSCSGTASVNLRAAAFSAPKFKRVNTTLTAEAERWFPKPNVTWLDVNDNVLNESETSFFNNSAGITRFISSLQPIKLYGSYTCIIQNPLVKAVSQATVKGPVNTFQRKYNFILRKYLDENCMLDNSHPV, encoded by the exons ATGGAAA ATGAATTAATCATTGGATATTGTGATGTTCAATTGACTTGGaaagttcttgatattttcaTCCCCATCTCCATTTGCAGCTTGATAGTCAGTATCTTCGTAACTGCTGGACTCATCATTCTCATCTTGTCTGTGTCATTTTCAG GTCAGGGTTTGGGAGGTTCCAAGGGCACTGTGGATAGCATTGACAAGTGGCCCATCGGGAACTTGGGGGAGGATGTCATCTTGAGCTGCAAGTTCAAGACTTCCACTAACAGCAGGGAATCGACCAGTCAGGTGTCAATCACCTGGACGAAGGAGGGGCTAAGTGAAGTGGTGTACAAGTACGATAAAGGAGCAGTCCAGCTGACGGAGCAAAACCCCCAGTTTAAAAATAGAACCCTGCTGTTCTCAGATGCCATAGGTGGAGGCAATGCCTCCCTGTTGCTGAGGGACGTAAAAGTGGGAGACAATGGGGTGTACTACTGCAGTGTGAGCACTCCTAGTTGCTCGGGAACTGCCAGTGTTAACCTCAGAGCTGCAG CTTTCTCAGCCCCCAAATTCAAGCGGGTAAACACTACCCTAAcggcagaggcagagagatggtTCCCCAAACCAAACGTCACCTGGTTGGACGTCAATGACAACGTCCTGAACGAGAGTGAAACTAGCTTCTTCAACAACTCCGCCGGGATAACTCGATTCATCAGCTCCCTtcagccaatcaaattgtatgGCAGCTACACCTGCATCATCCAAAACCCTCTGGTGAAGGCTGTCTCCCAGGCAACCGTCAAAGGTCCAGTAAACACCTTTCAGAGAAAATACAATTTTATACTGAGAAAATACCTGGATGAGAACTGCATGTTAGACAACTCTCACCCAGTTTAA